The following coding sequences are from one Devosia yakushimensis window:
- a CDS encoding ABC transporter substrate-binding protein has product MHFTRSVLPVLTLTALLMSSAAALAQDYGEAPMLAERVASGDLPPVEERLPANPMVVTPFENVGQYGGTWRMVMNAPSDIGTLARTIGYENLVRSITWQPDTDQEDIVPDVIMNVAEDVEINDDGSEYVFHLREGHKWSDGEPFTADDVMFWYENVYSNTSLFPAKPTWSVRNDTPLVVEKVDDTTVKFIFGGPNGLLLQYMATPANDAEQNQPFAYPKHYLSQFHPDFNKDAAGSTWVQDFHAKADMWRNPEMPRLHPWIITQGIGQGSGAQVIAERNPYYFKVDTEGNQLPYFDRVTVDIITDPQVTTLKAANGDFDMLDSYVGFVATPENRGTFFDNQEKGRYEFYEVLPNRANLMIISLNMTHKDPVIRELFTNKTFREALSVAVNREEVIELVWLGQGLPYQTVERPESPLFDEEMATQFTDFDIVKANELLDGMGLTEKDGNGIRLMSDGRPLQFTIDISVIRQPWIDSAELIKGYWRQIGVDLLINTSDTTALNQRVESNDHDAAVWSASGGADSLFDPKYYFPSSWAAFYATTWGQWFTNDQNPEEPSDAAKRQMELYQQVFATIDAPTRLSLMQELMAIAKDEFYTIGVMQPISDYGIVNRLMANFPGVLLASSEYAHPGAANPEQFYYASE; this is encoded by the coding sequence ATGCACTTTACGAGATCGGTACTGCCTGTGCTGACCCTGACGGCCCTGCTCATGTCTTCGGCAGCAGCTCTGGCCCAGGACTATGGCGAGGCGCCCATGTTGGCGGAGCGCGTCGCCAGCGGTGACCTGCCGCCTGTTGAAGAACGCCTGCCGGCCAATCCCATGGTTGTAACGCCGTTTGAAAATGTCGGCCAATATGGCGGCACCTGGCGCATGGTGATGAATGCACCGAGCGACATCGGCACACTGGCCCGCACCATCGGCTACGAAAACCTCGTGCGTTCGATTACCTGGCAGCCCGATACCGACCAGGAAGATATCGTTCCCGATGTCATCATGAACGTCGCCGAAGACGTCGAGATCAACGACGACGGCTCGGAATATGTCTTTCACTTGCGCGAAGGCCATAAATGGAGCGACGGCGAACCCTTTACAGCTGATGATGTGATGTTCTGGTACGAGAATGTCTATTCGAACACTTCGCTCTTTCCGGCCAAGCCGACGTGGTCGGTGCGTAACGATACCCCGCTCGTGGTCGAAAAGGTCGACGACACCACGGTCAAATTCATCTTCGGCGGCCCCAATGGCCTGCTGCTGCAATATATGGCGACGCCGGCCAATGATGCCGAGCAAAACCAGCCCTTCGCCTATCCCAAGCACTATCTGTCGCAGTTCCACCCAGACTTCAACAAAGACGCGGCGGGCAGCACCTGGGTACAGGATTTCCACGCCAAGGCCGATATGTGGCGCAATCCGGAAATGCCGCGGCTCCATCCCTGGATCATCACTCAAGGCATCGGACAGGGCAGCGGCGCGCAGGTGATTGCAGAGCGCAATCCCTATTACTTCAAGGTCGATACCGAGGGTAACCAGCTGCCCTATTTCGATCGGGTAACCGTCGACATCATCACCGATCCGCAGGTCACCACGCTCAAGGCGGCCAATGGCGATTTCGACATGCTCGACTCCTATGTCGGCTTCGTCGCCACGCCGGAAAATCGTGGCACCTTTTTCGACAATCAGGAAAAGGGCCGCTACGAATTCTACGAAGTGCTGCCCAACCGCGCCAATCTGATGATCATTTCGCTCAATATGACCCATAAGGACCCGGTCATTCGCGAGCTTTTCACCAACAAGACCTTCCGCGAAGCTCTCTCCGTGGCGGTGAATCGCGAGGAAGTTATCGAGCTGGTCTGGCTGGGTCAGGGCCTACCCTATCAGACGGTCGAGCGCCCGGAATCGCCACTCTTCGACGAGGAGATGGCTACCCAATTCACTGATTTCGACATCGTCAAGGCCAATGAACTGCTCGATGGCATGGGTCTGACAGAAAAGGATGGCAATGGCATCCGCCTGATGTCGGACGGCCGGCCCCTGCAGTTCACCATCGATATTTCGGTGATCCGTCAACCCTGGATCGACAGTGCCGAATTGATCAAGGGCTATTGGCGGCAGATCGGAGTGGACCTGCTGATTAATACGTCCGACACGACCGCCCTCAACCAGCGTGTCGAGTCCAATGATCACGATGCGGCAGTGTGGTCCGCTTCGGGCGGCGCTGACTCCCTGTTCGACCCCAAATATTATTTCCCCTCATCTTGGGCTGCCTTCTACGCAACCACCTGGGGGCAATGGTTCACCAATGACCAAAATCCGGAAGAGCCTTCCGATGCGGCCAAGCGCCAGATGGAACTCTACCAGCAGGTCTTTGCCACCATTGATGCGCCGACGCGCCTATCGCTGATGCAGGAGTTGATGGCGATCGCCAAGGACGAATTCTACACGATTGGCGTCATGCAACCGATTTCGGACTACGGCATCGTCAACCGCCTGATGGCCAACTTCCCCGGCGTGCTACTTGCCAGTTCCGAATATGCCCATCCTGGCGCTGCCAATCCGGAACAATTCTACTACGCCTCTGAATAA
- a CDS encoding ABC transporter permease, translated as MAAFITRRFFYMLVTVAAISVMTFIIIQLPPGDYVTAMVAQLNLQGTTVDPAEMAALRARYGLDDPLHVQYWKWISNIVFAGDFGYSLEWRRPVADLLWNRLGLTFLLALVTLLFIWAISLPIGIYTAVRKNTVGDYLATLIGVLGLAIPNFLFALVLMYISFRYFGTGIGGLYSPEYENAAWSWGKLINLGQHLIIPTIVLGTSGTAALIRILRANLLDELSKPYVTTARAYGLSENRLLLKYPVRIALNPFISTVGWVLPTLVSGATITAVVLNLPMTGPLLLQALISQDMYLAGSFILMLSVLTVIGTLLSDLLLAWLDPRIRYT; from the coding sequence ATGGCCGCCTTCATCACCCGGCGCTTCTTCTACATGCTGGTTACCGTCGCCGCGATTTCGGTGATGACATTCATCATCATCCAATTGCCGCCTGGCGATTATGTCACGGCTATGGTGGCCCAGCTCAATCTTCAGGGCACGACGGTTGATCCGGCGGAAATGGCGGCCCTGCGAGCCCGGTACGGACTCGATGATCCGCTGCATGTGCAATATTGGAAATGGATATCCAACATCGTCTTTGCCGGTGACTTCGGCTATTCGCTCGAATGGCGCCGCCCGGTTGCCGATCTGCTGTGGAACCGGCTCGGACTGACCTTCCTTCTGGCACTGGTAACCCTGCTGTTCATCTGGGCCATTTCCTTGCCAATCGGCATCTATACCGCGGTGCGCAAGAATACGGTGGGCGACTATCTCGCCACGCTCATCGGCGTGCTGGGTCTGGCTATTCCCAATTTTCTTTTCGCCCTTGTGCTCATGTACATCTCCTTCCGCTATTTCGGTACGGGCATTGGCGGCCTTTACTCGCCCGAATACGAGAATGCAGCCTGGAGCTGGGGCAAGCTGATAAATCTGGGCCAGCATCTTATCATCCCCACCATCGTACTGGGCACCAGCGGCACGGCGGCCCTTATCCGTATCCTGCGCGCCAACCTGCTTGATGAACTGTCCAAACCCTATGTCACGACGGCCCGGGCCTACGGTCTTTCTGAAAACCGGCTCCTGCTCAAATACCCCGTCCGCATCGCGCTTAACCCCTTCATCTCGACGGTCGGCTGGGTGCTGCCAACGCTGGTGTCGGGCGCGACAATTACCGCGGTCGTGCTCAATCTGCCCATGACCGGACCATTGCTGCTGCAAGCGTTAATCAGCCAGGACATGTATCTGGCGGGCAGTTTCATCCTGATGTTGAGCGTGTTGACGGTGATCGGAACCCTGCTGTCCGATCTGTTGCTGGCCTGGCTCGACCCGCGCATCCGCTATACGTGA
- a CDS encoding GntR family transcriptional regulator, with product MAWHEASLVEDGTPKWLQVVGILRRGLESGEFSPGETMPTEAQLNSAFGISRTTARAALNKLVQEGVLLRRSGVGSVVLGPKVDQPVSQIRGFTEDMLLRGLRPSFEVVTADWGRASGEATHALGLPSSDTPFMVERLLKANDRLIGHSVSWVRPDIFGAITPPSAEYLVSASLYAWLRENLAVTISGGVEYIEAQAASVDVAQQLDVAPGSAVLVVTRVARTSESLPIEFAVVTYRSDRYRFRVEL from the coding sequence ATGGCTTGGCACGAAGCGAGCTTGGTTGAGGACGGGACGCCAAAATGGCTTCAGGTTGTCGGTATTCTGCGCCGCGGCCTGGAAAGCGGTGAATTCTCGCCGGGCGAAACCATGCCCACCGAAGCCCAGCTCAACAGCGCCTTCGGCATCAGCCGCACCACCGCACGGGCTGCACTGAACAAGCTGGTGCAGGAAGGTGTGCTCCTCCGCCGATCAGGCGTCGGCTCGGTCGTTCTCGGCCCAAAGGTCGACCAGCCCGTCAGCCAGATTCGCGGCTTCACCGAAGACATGCTGCTCCGCGGCCTCCGACCTTCATTTGAGGTGGTGACCGCCGACTGGGGTCGCGCGTCGGGTGAAGCCACCCATGCCCTGGGCCTGCCGTCGTCTGACACGCCATTCATGGTCGAGCGCTTGCTCAAGGCCAATGACCGCCTGATTGGGCATTCCGTATCCTGGGTCCGCCCCGACATTTTTGGGGCGATAACGCCCCCCAGCGCCGAATACCTTGTCTCTGCCTCGCTTTATGCCTGGCTGCGCGAGAATTTGGCCGTCACCATTTCCGGCGGCGTCGAATATATCGAGGCCCAAGCCGCCTCGGTGGACGTCGCGCAGCAACTCGACGTCGCGCCCGGCTCCGCCGTCCTCGTCGTCACCCGTGTCGCCCGGACAAGCGAAAGCCTGCCGATCGAGTTCGCGGTCGTCACCTATCGTTCCGACCGGTACAGATTCCGCGTCGAGCTCTAG
- a CDS encoding carbohydrate kinase family protein, protein MKACLFVGDISLDLSLSASHVPAPDEKVHCSAASEGVGGVVTNTAVAFAKAGGQAVLAVQVGDDPASEAIGDQLDYAGLDFRPHRIAGGLCRVVTILEPHGEKRLLLYPGVSIFPGERVIEALNLAGLDHLHTACFGPAAHALVAHARAEGMTWSIDLEPATFRNGIGELVDVLAGAELVFVNDRAADAIGADALTQLLALGVRAIIRSRGPLGAEYHSPGAAIAARPPEGLQIVDTTGAGDCLAGWFLAGRAAGLSLETALGRAVNAATFSCGHIGAQTGYPTPRDIQNFSIRTEEVA, encoded by the coding sequence ATGAAAGCCTGCCTGTTTGTCGGCGATATTAGTCTCGACCTAAGCCTGTCAGCGTCGCACGTTCCGGCGCCGGATGAGAAGGTTCATTGCTCCGCTGCGTCCGAAGGTGTCGGCGGGGTCGTGACCAATACTGCGGTTGCCTTTGCCAAGGCGGGTGGGCAGGCGGTGCTTGCCGTTCAGGTGGGTGACGATCCGGCTTCCGAAGCGATCGGCGATCAACTCGATTATGCGGGGCTGGATTTCCGTCCCCATCGGATTGCCGGTGGATTGTGCCGAGTTGTGACCATCCTCGAGCCGCACGGCGAAAAGCGCCTGCTGCTGTATCCCGGCGTGTCTATTTTTCCCGGCGAACGGGTGATCGAGGCGCTCAACCTAGCCGGGCTCGACCATCTCCATACTGCTTGTTTCGGCCCTGCGGCGCATGCCCTGGTGGCGCACGCCCGCGCGGAGGGCATGACTTGGTCGATCGATCTCGAGCCGGCGACATTCCGCAACGGCATCGGCGAATTGGTCGATGTCTTGGCCGGCGCGGAGCTAGTTTTTGTCAATGACCGAGCCGCAGACGCCATCGGTGCTGATGCTCTGACGCAGCTTTTGGCGCTGGGCGTAAGGGCCATCATCCGTAGCCGCGGGCCGCTTGGCGCCGAGTATCACTCGCCCGGCGCCGCGATCGCTGCTCGACCACCGGAAGGCCTGCAGATCGTCGATACGACCGGAGCCGGTGATTGCCTCGCCGGCTGGTTCCTCGCGGGTCGCGCCGCTGGCCTGTCGCTCGAAACGGCGCTGGGTCGAGCTGTCAACGCCGCCACCTTCTCCTGCGGCCACATCGGCGCGCAGACCGGTTACCCCACGCCGCGAGACATCCAGAATTTTTCTATCAGAACAGAAGAGGTCGCATGA
- a CDS encoding BtpA/SgcQ family protein — translation MTAPIVMPTKPNALAAHFNKPKPIIGVVHLRALPGAPRYEGEAMSSIIAAAITDARTLADGGIDGIMIENASDMPFSRPEHIGFETVAALTAVCQEVRGAVNAPIGITCVANGAIPGLAVAKAVGAKWVRVNQWVNAYIANEGLLNGPAAEAMRYRAQIGAKDVSIFADVHVKFGAHAITADRSISEQATDAEWFDADVLIATGTRTGSPTQPAEVNEVRAGTNLPVIVGSGLSPEQVPALMEVADGAIIGQWLKVESRWWNPVDPARVEALMTAMEKVR, via the coding sequence ATGACTGCCCCCATCGTAATGCCCACCAAGCCCAATGCGCTTGCGGCTCATTTCAACAAGCCCAAGCCGATCATCGGTGTCGTCCATCTAAGGGCTCTGCCGGGTGCGCCGCGTTATGAAGGCGAGGCGATGTCCTCGATCATCGCGGCCGCCATCACTGATGCACGCACGCTTGCAGATGGCGGCATCGACGGCATCATGATCGAAAATGCTAGCGACATGCCCTTCTCGCGGCCCGAGCATATCGGCTTCGAGACCGTGGCAGCGCTGACGGCGGTCTGCCAAGAGGTCAGGGGGGCGGTGAATGCACCGATCGGCATCACCTGCGTCGCCAATGGTGCGATTCCCGGCCTGGCGGTTGCCAAGGCCGTCGGCGCCAAATGGGTCCGCGTCAACCAGTGGGTCAATGCTTATATCGCCAATGAAGGCCTGCTCAATGGCCCTGCGGCCGAAGCTATGCGCTACCGGGCGCAGATCGGGGCTAAGGATGTCTCCATCTTCGCCGACGTGCATGTCAAGTTTGGCGCTCATGCCATCACCGCCGACCGCTCCATTTCCGAACAGGCCACAGATGCCGAATGGTTCGACGCCGACGTGTTGATCGCCACGGGCACGCGCACGGGTTCTCCGACGCAGCCGGCCGAGGTCAACGAGGTTCGCGCCGGCACCAATCTTCCGGTCATCGTCGGCTCGGGTCTCTCGCCCGAACAGGTGCCAGCACTGATGGAGGTCGCCGACGGCGCCATTATTGGACAGTGGCTCAAGGTCGAGTCGCGCTGGTGGAACCCGGTCGATCCGGCCCGCGTCGAAGCGCTGATGACCGCCATGGAAAAGGTGCGGTAA
- a CDS encoding ATP-binding cassette domain-containing protein yields MSQPLLEAAGISRTFGHVQALRGADFKVYPGEIVALIGDNGAGKSTLVKILSGADRPDGGTIKVEGEEVRLMSPLDAQMHGIATVYQDLALAPDLTPAENLFLGRELIRPGLLGRLGFVDRKAMQAQAVQQFARLGVQLKSQRVSIASLSGGQRQSVAIARAAMWARKLVILDEPTAALGVVQTQRVLELCQRVRDAGTSVVLISHNMPQVLEVADRIQVLRLGQTVADLKSSQSSVDDLVRAMTSGQARESSP; encoded by the coding sequence ATGAGCCAGCCCCTGCTCGAAGCTGCCGGCATAAGTCGCACCTTCGGCCACGTGCAGGCGCTGAGGGGAGCGGACTTCAAGGTCTATCCCGGCGAGATCGTGGCGTTGATCGGTGACAATGGGGCGGGCAAGTCCACCCTGGTCAAGATCTTGTCCGGCGCCGACCGGCCCGATGGCGGAACGATCAAGGTCGAGGGCGAAGAGGTGCGACTGATGTCGCCGCTCGATGCGCAGATGCATGGCATCGCCACGGTCTACCAGGATCTGGCGCTGGCGCCGGACCTGACGCCGGCCGAAAACCTCTTTCTCGGCCGAGAACTCATCCGGCCAGGCCTGCTCGGACGATTGGGCTTTGTCGATCGCAAGGCGATGCAGGCGCAGGCGGTGCAGCAATTCGCCCGGCTCGGCGTGCAATTGAAGTCGCAGCGGGTGTCAATCGCTTCGCTTTCCGGAGGGCAGCGCCAGTCCGTCGCCATCGCGCGGGCCGCCATGTGGGCGCGCAAGCTCGTCATTCTCGACGAGCCGACGGCCGCGCTCGGTGTCGTCCAGACGCAGCGGGTGCTCGAACTCTGCCAGCGCGTACGCGATGCCGGTACTTCGGTCGTGCTCATCAGCCACAACATGCCGCAGGTACTTGAGGTGGCCGATCGCATCCAGGTGCTGCGGCTCGGCCAGACCGTAGCCGACCTCAAATCCAGTCAATCCAGTGTCGATGACCTCGTTCGCGCCATGACCAGCGGACAGGCCAGGGAGTCCAGCCCATGA
- a CDS encoding ABC transporter permease: MSNETAIVPVETTEERMLRLVTGGWIFFLLIALIAVFLILRPQQFGSAYNVQQLAINAAILLVLATGQTYAIITSGIDLSVGSVLVFASVVSAKLMLVLSGADGTTYGTTAAGWDVIAIGTAAALLTGAAWGVLNGFLIAVTRIQPLIVTLGTMGMALGGAQILSGGVDVRAMPELLVTQIGSGRVLGIPMLVVIAVVTVIVAGIVLHLTRFGLHVFAVGSNAEASRRSGIPTTARLIQVYAISGLMAGIAAVMANARFSTTTINGHAMDNLATISAVVLGGTSLFGGAGTVFGTVVGVFIPIILLNGFVILGIPPFWQTVAMGAVLILAVWIDQLKRRLRKRG, encoded by the coding sequence ATGAGCAACGAAACGGCCATAGTGCCGGTTGAAACGACAGAAGAGCGCATGCTGCGGCTGGTCACGGGCGGCTGGATATTCTTTCTTCTCATCGCGCTCATCGCCGTCTTCCTGATCCTGCGACCACAGCAGTTCGGCTCGGCTTACAATGTCCAGCAACTGGCGATCAATGCCGCCATCCTGCTCGTTCTGGCAACCGGGCAGACCTATGCGATCATCACATCCGGCATCGATCTTTCCGTCGGTTCGGTACTGGTCTTCGCTTCCGTCGTCTCGGCCAAGCTGATGCTGGTGCTTTCCGGCGCCGATGGGACCACCTATGGCACGACTGCCGCCGGCTGGGATGTCATCGCCATAGGGACCGCGGCGGCCCTGCTGACCGGCGCCGCCTGGGGCGTGCTCAACGGCTTTCTCATCGCGGTCACCCGCATCCAGCCGCTGATCGTCACGCTCGGCACCATGGGCATGGCTCTGGGTGGCGCGCAGATTCTGTCGGGCGGCGTCGATGTTCGCGCCATGCCGGAACTACTGGTGACGCAGATCGGTTCGGGGCGGGTCCTGGGCATCCCAATGCTGGTCGTCATTGCCGTCGTCACGGTGATCGTTGCCGGCATAGTGCTGCATCTGACGCGCTTCGGACTTCATGTCTTTGCGGTCGGCTCGAACGCCGAAGCCAGCCGGCGCTCGGGCATTCCCACCACAGCACGGCTGATCCAGGTCTATGCGATTTCCGGCCTGATGGCCGGCATTGCCGCGGTCATGGCCAATGCGCGCTTTTCCACCACCACGATCAACGGCCACGCCATGGACAATCTCGCCACCATATCCGCAGTCGTGTTGGGCGGCACGAGCCTATTTGGTGGTGCGGGCACGGTCTTTGGCACCGTGGTCGGAGTCTTCATTCCGATCATCCTTCTCAACGGGTTCGTCATCCTGGGCATTCCGCCATTCTGGCAGACTGTCGCCATGGGTGCCGTGCTGATCCTTGCCGTCTGGATCGACCAACTCAAGCGACGGCTCCGCAAACGCGGCTAG
- a CDS encoding ABC transporter substrate-binding protein, with amino-acid sequence MNTIIKTAALASALLASSALGVTAQDKGTVALVLGSSGSPFYQAMQCGAQAKAEELGLSLTVSAADQFAADAQIPVVNAVTAAGPQVAAIVPTDMQALLPPMRELSDRGAKVITVDQTLADTSFLQTQILTDNEAGGALAADQLAALIGETGKVLVITQPPGSLAQDARAAGFEKALAEKYPNITYLGAQYQSNDPQRAAEIVTSSLSAHPDLAGIFSTNDQGAIGAITGLRQAGAVGQVKMVAYDAASAEVAALKNGEIQALIAQNPKLEGEVAMEVAAKLIAGETVEAVTMTEIVAITADQPELADQYEYIADCM; translated from the coding sequence ATGAACACGATCATCAAAACCGCCGCTCTGGCCTCCGCCTTGCTGGCTAGTTCCGCGCTCGGCGTGACGGCGCAAGACAAAGGCACGGTAGCACTGGTGCTGGGCTCCAGCGGCAGCCCCTTCTATCAGGCCATGCAATGCGGCGCGCAGGCCAAGGCCGAAGAACTGGGCTTGTCCCTGACGGTCTCGGCGGCGGATCAATTCGCCGCAGATGCGCAGATTCCGGTGGTCAATGCCGTTACGGCGGCGGGACCGCAAGTCGCCGCCATCGTGCCGACGGACATGCAGGCCCTGTTGCCGCCCATGCGCGAGCTCTCCGATCGCGGCGCCAAGGTCATCACGGTCGACCAGACACTGGCCGATACGAGCTTCCTGCAAACCCAGATCCTGACCGACAATGAAGCAGGCGGTGCGCTGGCCGCCGATCAGTTGGCGGCACTGATCGGCGAGACCGGGAAAGTCCTGGTCATCACCCAGCCTCCGGGGTCGCTCGCCCAGGACGCGCGTGCCGCCGGTTTCGAAAAGGCCCTAGCCGAGAAATACCCCAACATCACCTATCTGGGTGCGCAATATCAGTCCAACGACCCGCAACGGGCCGCTGAAATCGTCACCTCGTCGCTTTCCGCCCACCCGGATTTGGCGGGGATATTCAGCACCAATGACCAGGGCGCGATCGGCGCGATTACCGGCCTCCGTCAGGCCGGTGCCGTTGGTCAGGTCAAGATGGTTGCCTATGATGCCGCCAGCGCCGAAGTCGCTGCCCTCAAGAATGGAGAAATCCAGGCGCTGATCGCCCAGAACCCCAAGCTCGAAGGCGAAGTGGCGATGGAAGTGGCCGCCAAGCTGATTGCCGGCGAGACCGTCGAGGCGGTCACGATGACCGAGATCGTGGCGATCACCGCGGACCAGCCGGAACTGGCCGATCAGTACGAATACATCGCTGATTGCATGTGA
- a CDS encoding phosphotransferase, with protein MLSFPSPLVRNGYALIASAAVTSALGIVFWVIAARVYSEEQVGIGGVLISVLLTLSSIAQLNFANSLNRFVPAAGTRAGNLILFAYGAAAAASIVVALGFLVAIDLLVPELHFLTNSPLLAACFIVAVAVWTIFALQDSALAGLRRSIWVTIENSLYAVVKIILLIVFAGISVAGLSIFAAWTVPLLLFVGLVNYLIFWKFLPEHGQAAGNIDLSMRTMVRFFGWDYLGGLMTTVAMGVAPVLVLSHLGPEANASYHLCWLIIYSLYLIGRSMGISLLAESTVDLRRLPTLAADAFIHTMLPLGGSAIAIAIAAPLLLQAFGPSYARDGAGLLQVLALSTIPWGLVTIFLAIARAYGWMRTIAVVQLATMILVLGLGSLLLQPLGVLGMGLAWLAAHSLVLTAIAAVLIKRNGLEGVLGWSLAAASSLARILTGFAGSRTAAPLDPALAPDLAIALRATGQSDAAHWRVAGRIPSQSGMTVLALLDTTASDKPNPVAILKVAKGPEQTASLKRSLVRSTAIADDPGLAMLPFVIPKVLATHRTEAALLVIEQAIAGIDGRQVLRNDKQRPMALAAAAGAIAALHNATATPRQIDTAWLDRWIARPLGRLRASPTLLLARPARDRALHVLAQEQQAFWLGTRQQVGMCHGDYSPGNLLFSPPQPNKATTVAGLVDWDRACNDAPAGLDQCHLALTCRMLVHDAELGAVVRELLANPRLDEDEQSWIGAGQDCGWSMDAAAIRAMVVLAWLNHVAANLDKSGHYAGSRLWLAYNIDWVLRAFAEE; from the coding sequence ATGCTGTCATTTCCCTCGCCGCTGGTGCGCAATGGCTATGCGCTGATCGCCAGCGCGGCGGTCACTTCCGCGCTCGGCATCGTTTTCTGGGTCATTGCCGCGCGGGTCTATAGCGAAGAACAGGTCGGCATAGGCGGCGTGCTGATCTCGGTGCTGCTGACGCTGAGCAGCATAGCCCAGCTCAATTTCGCCAATTCACTGAACCGGTTCGTTCCGGCCGCCGGCACGCGAGCCGGCAATCTCATCCTGTTCGCCTATGGCGCCGCCGCCGCGGCCTCGATCGTCGTGGCGCTCGGATTCCTGGTGGCGATCGACCTGCTGGTGCCGGAACTGCATTTCCTCACCAATAGTCCGCTGCTTGCGGCGTGCTTTATCGTTGCTGTGGCGGTCTGGACCATCTTTGCGCTGCAGGACAGCGCGTTGGCCGGATTGCGGCGCTCGATCTGGGTGACCATCGAGAATTCGCTCTATGCCGTGGTCAAGATCATCCTGCTGATAGTATTTGCCGGCATCTCGGTGGCCGGCCTCAGCATTTTTGCGGCCTGGACCGTACCGCTGCTGTTGTTTGTTGGTCTGGTCAATTACCTGATCTTCTGGAAATTCCTACCCGAGCACGGGCAGGCAGCTGGCAATATCGACCTCAGCATGCGGACCATGGTCCGGTTTTTCGGTTGGGATTACCTGGGCGGGTTGATGACGACCGTGGCCATGGGGGTGGCCCCGGTCCTGGTGCTCTCCCATCTCGGGCCCGAGGCCAATGCCAGCTATCACCTATGCTGGCTGATCATCTATTCGCTCTACCTGATCGGGCGATCGATGGGCATTTCACTCCTGGCGGAGAGCACGGTCGATCTCCGGCGCCTGCCGACGCTGGCCGCCGACGCCTTCATCCATACCATGCTGCCGCTGGGTGGCTCGGCCATCGCCATCGCCATTGCCGCGCCGCTGCTGCTGCAGGCTTTCGGTCCCAGCTATGCCAGGGATGGGGCGGGATTGCTGCAGGTGCTGGCCCTTTCCACCATACCTTGGGGCCTGGTGACCATTTTTCTGGCCATTGCCCGCGCCTATGGCTGGATGCGGACCATCGCCGTCGTGCAATTGGCGACGATGATCCTGGTATTGGGATTGGGGAGCCTGTTGTTGCAGCCCCTGGGCGTGCTGGGCATGGGCCTGGCCTGGTTGGCCGCGCATAGCTTGGTATTGACAGCGATTGCCGCCGTTCTGATCAAGCGAAACGGGCTCGAGGGCGTGCTGGGATGGTCCCTGGCAGCAGCTTCTTCTCTGGCGCGTATCCTGACCGGTTTTGCCGGATCGAGAACGGCGGCGCCACTGGACCCGGCGCTGGCGCCAGATCTTGCCATTGCGTTGCGGGCAACCGGTCAGTCGGATGCTGCCCATTGGCGGGTGGCCGGGCGCATTCCTTCGCAAAGCGGGATGACGGTGCTGGCGCTGCTCGATACGACCGCGAGCGATAAACCCAATCCGGTGGCCATCCTCAAGGTGGCCAAGGGGCCTGAGCAAACCGCCTCGCTGAAGCGAAGCCTGGTTCGATCGACGGCAATCGCGGACGATCCGGGATTGGCCATGCTGCCTTTCGTCATTCCCAAGGTATTGGCGACGCACCGGACCGAAGCGGCCCTGCTGGTCATCGAACAGGCCATTGCCGGAATTGACGGGCGCCAGGTGCTGCGCAACGACAAGCAGCGCCCGATGGCGCTGGCCGCCGCGGCGGGCGCCATTGCTGCGCTGCACAACGCCACGGCAACGCCCCGGCAGATCGACACGGCCTGGCTCGATCGCTGGATCGCCCGTCCGCTTGGGCGGCTGCGGGCCAGTCCGACACTATTGCTGGCCCGACCGGCACGGGACCGGGCCCTGCACGTCCTGGCGCAGGAGCAGCAGGCATTCTGGCTTGGCACGCGACAGCAGGTGGGCATGTGCCATGGCGATTACAGCCCTGGCAACCTGCTGTTCTCCCCGCCGCAGCCGAACAAGGCCACGACGGTCGCGGGTCTGGTGGATTGGGATCGTGCTTGCAATGACGCTCCGGCGGGGTTGGATCAATGTCATCTGGCGCTGACCTGCCGGATGCTGGTCCATGACGCAGAACTGGGCGCGGTGGTGCGCGAGCTGCTGGCCAATCCACGCCTGGACGAGGACGAGCAGAGCTGGATTGGGGCCGGGCAGGATTGTGGCTGGAGCATGGATGCCGCCGCTATCCGCGCGATGGTCGTCCTGGCTTGGCTGAACCACGTGGCGGCCAACCTGGACAAGTCCGGCCATTATGCCGGCAGCCGGCTCTGGCTGGCCTATAATATCGACTGGGTGCTGCGGGCCTTCGCGGAGGAGTAG